The Etheostoma cragini isolate CJK2018 chromosome 15, CSU_Ecrag_1.0, whole genome shotgun sequence genome window below encodes:
- the snx8a gene encoding sorting nexin-8a isoform X1: protein MAGEINEGVVPLLGSVPAYYREVYEAIRCKTDERVQVEVLQRLLQRTDLSKTVLGQIAEHVDYADGFLSKLSLYKALALIALAQQGKQPSPKLLENCIQELPKPQLGELKDLNALRMQPAQEDVLTMSQTLDRLLVRDTVQVELIPEKKGLFLKHVEYQVTSQRYKISVYRRYSDFDVFHEVLLQRFAYRVVPALPPKRMLKGVLTSVSEREFIEGRRRALGRFINLVARHPFFSEDELVKTFLTFSGSDVQTKLRDTYKKMGDEFMTNRIATQAKEHLPADIQAQFSTSRELIRNIHNSFQKLRDRAEKMAERSKENAADLLMFGRELSTLGSDASSLPSLASSQSTWGTLRQSLKSLSVEFAVLSDKAAQQGRREEDDVVEKLNIFLDLLQSYRDLCERHEKGVLHEHQRALHKYGMMKRQMMSATVQTKEQASVEQLESRIVQQENAIQTMELRNYFSLFCLHQETQLIFIYLPITSHILGAFVNSQVQGHREMGAVWNELQPKLGCLFGGNNGLKPFI, encoded by the exons ATGGCAGGAGAGATCAATGAAG GTGTTGTTCCCCTTTTAGGCTCAGTTCCTGCCTATTACAGGGAAGTATATGAGGCCATCCGCTGTAAAACAGATGAGAGAGTGCAGGTTGAAGTTTTACAGCGGTTGCTCCAAAGGACCGATCTCTCCAAGACGGTTTTAGGCCAG ATTGCTGAGCATGTTGACTACGCAGATGGATTCCTGAGCAAGTTGTCCCTCTATAAAGCCCTCGCTTTGATTGCTCTTGCTCAGCAAGGAAAGCAACCTAGCCCCAAACTCTTGGAGAACTGCATACAAG AGTTGCCAAAACCTCAGCTCGGAGAGCTGAAGGACCTTAACGCGTTGAGGATGCAGCCGGCTCAGGAGGACGTTCTGACGATGTCCCAGACGCTGGATAGACTGCTGGTCAGAGACACGGTCCAGGTGGAGCTCATACCTGAGAAGAAAGGCTTGTTCCTCAAACATGTGGAGTACCAGGTCACCAGCCAG CGTTATAAAATATCCGTTTACCGGCGCTATAGTGATTTTGATGTCTTCCATGAGGTTTTGCTTCAGAGATTTGCCTACAGAGTGGTGCCGGCGCTGCCACCTAAAAGAATGTTAAAAGGAG TCTTGACCTCCGTCTCTGAGCGGGAGTTCATTGAAGGAAGGAGGCGTGCTCTTGGCAGATTCATCAACTTGGTGGCACGGCATCCATTCTTCTCAGAGGACGAGCTGGTCAAGACCTTCCTCACCTTCAGTGGCTCC GATGTACAGACTAAGCTTCGTGACACTTACAAGAAAATGGGTGATGAGTTCATGACCAACAGAATCGCAACCCAGGCGAAG GAACATCTCCCCGCTGACATTCAGGCTCAGTTCTCGACAAGCAGAGAGCTGATTAGAAATATTCACAACAGCTTCCAGAAGCTGCGGGACAGGGCTGAGAAAATGGCGGAGCGCTCTAAGGAGAATGCAGCTGATCTCCTCATGTTTGGCAGAGAGCTCAG TACGCTGGGCTCGGATGCTTCGTCTCTTCCCTCCTTGGCCTCTTCACAAAGCACCTGGGGGACCCTGCGTCAGTCTCTGAAGAGTCTATCTGTGGAGTTTGCTGTGCTATCTGACAAAGCGGCTCAGCAG GGCAGACGGGAGGAGGATGATGTTGTggaaaaactgaatattttccTGGATTTGCTGCAATCGTACAGA GATCTCTGTGAGCGCCATGAGAAAGGCGTTCTCCACGAGCACCAGAGAGCTCTGCACAAGTACGGTATGATGAAGAGGCAGATGATGAGCGCCACAGTGCAGACCAAAGAGCAGGCATCTGTGGAGCAGCTGGAATCACGAATTGTTCAG CAAGAAAACGCCATACAGACCATGGAGCTGCGCAACTACTTCTCCCTGTTCTGTCTTCATCAAGAGACGCAGCTTATCTTTATCTACCTTCCAATCACATCCCACATTCTGGGGGCTTTCGTTAACTCCCAGGTCCAAGGACACAGAGAG ATGGGAGCGGTGTGGAATGAACTCCAGCCGAAGCTCGGATGTCTCTTTGGTGGTAATAATGGATTGAAACCCTTCATCTGA
- the snx8a gene encoding sorting nexin-8a isoform X3: MKIAEHVDYADGFLSKLSLYKALALIALAQQGKQPSPKLLENCIQELPKPQLGELKDLNALRMQPAQEDVLTMSQTLDRLLVRDTVQVELIPEKKGLFLKHVEYQVTSQRYKISVYRRYSDFDVFHEVLLQRFAYRVVPALPPKRMLKGVLTSVSEREFIEGRRRALGRFINLVARHPFFSEDELVKTFLTFSGSDVQTKLRDTYKKMGDEFMTNRIATQAKEHLPADIQAQFSTSRELIRNIHNSFQKLRDRAEKMAERSKENAADLLMFGRELSTLGSDASSLPSLASSQSTWGTLRQSLKSLSVEFAVLSDKAAQQGRREEDDVVEKLNIFLDLLQSYRDLCERHEKGVLHEHQRALHKYGMMKRQMMSATVQTKEQASVEQLESRIVQQENAIQTMELRNYFSLFCLHQETQLIFIYLPITSHILGAFVNSQVQGHREMGAVWNELQPKLGCLFGGNNGLKPFI, from the exons ATGAAG ATTGCTGAGCATGTTGACTACGCAGATGGATTCCTGAGCAAGTTGTCCCTCTATAAAGCCCTCGCTTTGATTGCTCTTGCTCAGCAAGGAAAGCAACCTAGCCCCAAACTCTTGGAGAACTGCATACAAG AGTTGCCAAAACCTCAGCTCGGAGAGCTGAAGGACCTTAACGCGTTGAGGATGCAGCCGGCTCAGGAGGACGTTCTGACGATGTCCCAGACGCTGGATAGACTGCTGGTCAGAGACACGGTCCAGGTGGAGCTCATACCTGAGAAGAAAGGCTTGTTCCTCAAACATGTGGAGTACCAGGTCACCAGCCAG CGTTATAAAATATCCGTTTACCGGCGCTATAGTGATTTTGATGTCTTCCATGAGGTTTTGCTTCAGAGATTTGCCTACAGAGTGGTGCCGGCGCTGCCACCTAAAAGAATGTTAAAAGGAG TCTTGACCTCCGTCTCTGAGCGGGAGTTCATTGAAGGAAGGAGGCGTGCTCTTGGCAGATTCATCAACTTGGTGGCACGGCATCCATTCTTCTCAGAGGACGAGCTGGTCAAGACCTTCCTCACCTTCAGTGGCTCC GATGTACAGACTAAGCTTCGTGACACTTACAAGAAAATGGGTGATGAGTTCATGACCAACAGAATCGCAACCCAGGCGAAG GAACATCTCCCCGCTGACATTCAGGCTCAGTTCTCGACAAGCAGAGAGCTGATTAGAAATATTCACAACAGCTTCCAGAAGCTGCGGGACAGGGCTGAGAAAATGGCGGAGCGCTCTAAGGAGAATGCAGCTGATCTCCTCATGTTTGGCAGAGAGCTCAG TACGCTGGGCTCGGATGCTTCGTCTCTTCCCTCCTTGGCCTCTTCACAAAGCACCTGGGGGACCCTGCGTCAGTCTCTGAAGAGTCTATCTGTGGAGTTTGCTGTGCTATCTGACAAAGCGGCTCAGCAG GGCAGACGGGAGGAGGATGATGTTGTggaaaaactgaatattttccTGGATTTGCTGCAATCGTACAGA GATCTCTGTGAGCGCCATGAGAAAGGCGTTCTCCACGAGCACCAGAGAGCTCTGCACAAGTACGGTATGATGAAGAGGCAGATGATGAGCGCCACAGTGCAGACCAAAGAGCAGGCATCTGTGGAGCAGCTGGAATCACGAATTGTTCAG CAAGAAAACGCCATACAGACCATGGAGCTGCGCAACTACTTCTCCCTGTTCTGTCTTCATCAAGAGACGCAGCTTATCTTTATCTACCTTCCAATCACATCCCACATTCTGGGGGCTTTCGTTAACTCCCAGGTCCAAGGACACAGAGAG ATGGGAGCGGTGTGGAATGAACTCCAGCCGAAGCTCGGATGTCTCTTTGGTGGTAATAATGGATTGAAACCCTTCATCTGA
- the nudt1 gene encoding 7,8-dihydro-8-oxoguanine triphosphatase yields the protein MLSSKLLTLVLVVQPGRVLLGMKKRGFGAGKWNGFGGKVQPGETIEDGARRELLEESGLTVDVLEKVGNIKFEFVGDTQLLDVHVFRADTYNGEPTESEEMRPQWFECDQIPFSQMWADDILWFPLMLQEKKFVGYFKFLGHDVILSHKLEEVEEL from the exons ATGTTGAGCTCCAAGCTGCTGACCCTGGTGCTGGTGGTCCAGCCGGGCAGAGTGCTGCTCGGCATGAAGAAGAGAGGGTTTGGGGCTGGGAAGTGGAATGGGTTTGGGGGCAAAGTTCAACCTGGAGAAACTATTGAAGATGGTGCAAGGAG agaACTGCTAGAAGAAAGTGGCCTAACAGTGGATGTTCTCGAGAAGGTCGGAAACATCAAATTTGAATTTGTTGGAGATACGCAGCTGCTAGACGTCCATGTTTTCAGAGCCGACACCTATAACGGAGAACCAACAGAGTCAGAAG AAATGCGGCCCCAGTGGTTCGAATGTGACCAAATTCCTTTCAGTCAAATGTGGGCCGATGACATCCTGTGGTTCCCCCTAATGCTCCAGGAGAAGAAATTTGTCGGCTACTTTAAGTTCCTCGGTCACGATGTGATCCTCAGCCACAAACTGGAAGAGGTTGAGGAACTGTGA
- the snx8a gene encoding sorting nexin-8a isoform X2 produces MAGEINEGSVPAYYREVYEAIRCKTDERVQVEVLQRLLQRTDLSKTVLGQIAEHVDYADGFLSKLSLYKALALIALAQQGKQPSPKLLENCIQELPKPQLGELKDLNALRMQPAQEDVLTMSQTLDRLLVRDTVQVELIPEKKGLFLKHVEYQVTSQRYKISVYRRYSDFDVFHEVLLQRFAYRVVPALPPKRMLKGVLTSVSEREFIEGRRRALGRFINLVARHPFFSEDELVKTFLTFSGSDVQTKLRDTYKKMGDEFMTNRIATQAKEHLPADIQAQFSTSRELIRNIHNSFQKLRDRAEKMAERSKENAADLLMFGRELSTLGSDASSLPSLASSQSTWGTLRQSLKSLSVEFAVLSDKAAQQGRREEDDVVEKLNIFLDLLQSYRDLCERHEKGVLHEHQRALHKYGMMKRQMMSATVQTKEQASVEQLESRIVQQENAIQTMELRNYFSLFCLHQETQLIFIYLPITSHILGAFVNSQVQGHREMGAVWNELQPKLGCLFGGNNGLKPFI; encoded by the exons ATGGCAGGAGAGATCAATGAAG GCTCAGTTCCTGCCTATTACAGGGAAGTATATGAGGCCATCCGCTGTAAAACAGATGAGAGAGTGCAGGTTGAAGTTTTACAGCGGTTGCTCCAAAGGACCGATCTCTCCAAGACGGTTTTAGGCCAG ATTGCTGAGCATGTTGACTACGCAGATGGATTCCTGAGCAAGTTGTCCCTCTATAAAGCCCTCGCTTTGATTGCTCTTGCTCAGCAAGGAAAGCAACCTAGCCCCAAACTCTTGGAGAACTGCATACAAG AGTTGCCAAAACCTCAGCTCGGAGAGCTGAAGGACCTTAACGCGTTGAGGATGCAGCCGGCTCAGGAGGACGTTCTGACGATGTCCCAGACGCTGGATAGACTGCTGGTCAGAGACACGGTCCAGGTGGAGCTCATACCTGAGAAGAAAGGCTTGTTCCTCAAACATGTGGAGTACCAGGTCACCAGCCAG CGTTATAAAATATCCGTTTACCGGCGCTATAGTGATTTTGATGTCTTCCATGAGGTTTTGCTTCAGAGATTTGCCTACAGAGTGGTGCCGGCGCTGCCACCTAAAAGAATGTTAAAAGGAG TCTTGACCTCCGTCTCTGAGCGGGAGTTCATTGAAGGAAGGAGGCGTGCTCTTGGCAGATTCATCAACTTGGTGGCACGGCATCCATTCTTCTCAGAGGACGAGCTGGTCAAGACCTTCCTCACCTTCAGTGGCTCC GATGTACAGACTAAGCTTCGTGACACTTACAAGAAAATGGGTGATGAGTTCATGACCAACAGAATCGCAACCCAGGCGAAG GAACATCTCCCCGCTGACATTCAGGCTCAGTTCTCGACAAGCAGAGAGCTGATTAGAAATATTCACAACAGCTTCCAGAAGCTGCGGGACAGGGCTGAGAAAATGGCGGAGCGCTCTAAGGAGAATGCAGCTGATCTCCTCATGTTTGGCAGAGAGCTCAG TACGCTGGGCTCGGATGCTTCGTCTCTTCCCTCCTTGGCCTCTTCACAAAGCACCTGGGGGACCCTGCGTCAGTCTCTGAAGAGTCTATCTGTGGAGTTTGCTGTGCTATCTGACAAAGCGGCTCAGCAG GGCAGACGGGAGGAGGATGATGTTGTggaaaaactgaatattttccTGGATTTGCTGCAATCGTACAGA GATCTCTGTGAGCGCCATGAGAAAGGCGTTCTCCACGAGCACCAGAGAGCTCTGCACAAGTACGGTATGATGAAGAGGCAGATGATGAGCGCCACAGTGCAGACCAAAGAGCAGGCATCTGTGGAGCAGCTGGAATCACGAATTGTTCAG CAAGAAAACGCCATACAGACCATGGAGCTGCGCAACTACTTCTCCCTGTTCTGTCTTCATCAAGAGACGCAGCTTATCTTTATCTACCTTCCAATCACATCCCACATTCTGGGGGCTTTCGTTAACTCCCAGGTCCAAGGACACAGAGAG ATGGGAGCGGTGTGGAATGAACTCCAGCCGAAGCTCGGATGTCTCTTTGGTGGTAATAATGGATTGAAACCCTTCATCTGA